Part of the Usitatibacter palustris genome, ATCGCCTCGCGCCCCTGGTGCGCGAAGCGCTGGGCGTGGAAGCCGCGGCATTTCCGCTCGCCCGCATGCTCGAAGGCGGCACGTGGGCGGCAGGACGCAAGGTGGCAGGCGAACGGCGCGCAGGCGCAACGCCGCCCGTGAACGTGACGAGCGACGGGACCGTATTTTGAAAAGCGAGGGCACGATGATGAAGCACGAGTTCCCGAACCTGCGGGTCATCCTGCATCCGCTGATCCAGCACAAGCTCACGCAGATGCGCGATGAGACGACGAACACCGAGCGCTTCCGGCGCTTCGTGCGCGAGGTGGGCCAGATGCTCGCCTACGAAGTGACGCGCGACCTGCCCACCGAGCTGGTGGAGGTTCGCACGCCGATCGCCACGTTCCGCTCGCCGATGATCGCCGGCAAGCAGCAGTGCCTGGTCTCGATCCTGCGCGCCGGCAACGGCATGTTGGACGGCATGCTCGAGCTGCTTCCCGCCGCGAAGGTGGGCCACATCGGGCTCTACCGCGATCCTTCGACGCTCGAGCCCGTCGAGTACTACTTCAAGGTCCCCTCCGACATCGCCGAGCGCATGGTGATCGTGTGCGACCCGATGCTCGCCACGGGAAACTCGGCCGTGGCGGCGATCAACCGCCTCAAGGACCACGGGGTGACGTCCATCAAGCTGGTCTGCCTGCTCGCCGCCCCCGAGGGCGTGCGCGCGATGCTGGAGCGGCATCCCGACGTGACCGTCACGGTGGCCGCACTCGACGAAAAATTGAACGACCACGGCTACATCGTGCCGGGGCTGGGCGATGCGGGCGACCGCATCTTCGGCACGCGCTAGCCCTGCAAAGACTTGGCATGCGAATCGCTAACAACCTGGGGGTATTGTCATGAAAGTGTCCTTCGAAATAGGTATTCGTAGGCCGGCATTCTCGGAGGCCACGGGCCCTCCCTAGTTTCGCCGCCCCACTTCGGGGCCCCATCGCCTCAGGGCGGAGCATTCCGTTGCGTTGCAGATCCAGACACAAAAAGGGAGAACCATGAAAATTCGCACAAGCCATCGCATGTCCAGGCTCGCAATCTGCGTAGCGCTGGCACTCGGCGCCGCATCCATTTCCTCGCAAGCTCAAACCACCACCTCCGCCGTAACCGGCAAGGTCACCACGGTCGACGGCAAGCCGATCCAGGGCGCCGCGGTCACGGTGCGCCACGTCGATTCAGGCTCCGTCGCCAACCTGGTCACGGATGCCGAGGGACGCTACTCGGCACGCGGCCTGCGCGTGGGCGGCCCGTACACGCTCACCATCACCAAGGACGGTGTCACCGAGACGCGTGAAAACGTCTACCTGCAACTGGCCGACACCAAGGAAGTCGACGTGCGCGTCGGCGTGGCCGTGCAGGAAAAGATCACCGTGACGGCCAGCGCCGGGGACGACAAGTTCAGCGCCTCCAACATGGGCACCACGACGCAGATCGGCAAGACCGAGCTCGCGACCCTCCCCTCGCAGCAACGCAACCTCCAGGACTACGCCCGCGTGGATCCGCGCGTGTCGCAGACCGACAAGGAGCGCGGCGAGATTTCCGTGGCCGGCCAGAACTCGCGCTACAACAAGATCAGCATCGACGGCGTGAACATCAGCGACACGTTCGGCCTCGAGGCGAACACGATGCCGACGTTGAAGCAGCCGGTATCGATCGACGCGATCGAGTCGGTGCAGGTGAACGTCTCGAACTACGACGTCACGCAGACCGGCTATACCGGCGGCAACATCAACGCC contains:
- the upp gene encoding uracil phosphoribosyltransferase encodes the protein MMKHEFPNLRVILHPLIQHKLTQMRDETTNTERFRRFVREVGQMLAYEVTRDLPTELVEVRTPIATFRSPMIAGKQQCLVSILRAGNGMLDGMLELLPAAKVGHIGLYRDPSTLEPVEYYFKVPSDIAERMVIVCDPMLATGNSAVAAINRLKDHGVTSIKLVCLLAAPEGVRAMLERHPDVTVTVAALDEKLNDHGYIVPGLGDAGDRIFGTR